In Primulina eburnea isolate SZY01 chromosome 14, ASM2296580v1, whole genome shotgun sequence, the following proteins share a genomic window:
- the LOC140813044 gene encoding uncharacterized protein, which yields MSLMIIKRGIHEAFRGAVSDSVTKAKDYLDEIEKRFAKSDKVETSTILKSLISMKYKGKGNIREYIMEMSHLALELKALKLELSEDMLVHLVLISLPNQFNQFKIIYNCQKEKWSLNELISYCVQEEERLKQDKTESAHLASTSKDKGKKIMNEPAKGPYAKKQKQDKDKKGCFFCDKDDHLKKDCPKYHAWRAKKGLPELPKAK from the exons ATGAGTCTTATGATCATCAAGCGTGGCATACATGAGGCTTTTAGGGGTGCGGTGTCCGACAGTGTCACCAAAGCTAAGGACTATCTTGATGAGATTGAGAAGCGCTTTGCCAAAAGCGATAAGGTGGAAACAAGCACGATTCTGAAGAGCTTGATTTCCATGAAGTATAAAGGCAAGGGAAATATCCGGGAATATATTATGGAAATGTCCCACCTTGCATTAGAGTTGAAGGCACTTAAGCTTGAATTGTCGGAAGACATGCTTGTTCATTTAGTGCTTATTTCTCTCCCAAACCAGTTTAATCAGTTTAAGATCATTTATAACTGCCAAAAGGAGAAATGGTCTCTTAATGAGCTCATTTCATATTGTGTTCAAGAGGAAGAGAGATTAAAGCAAGACAAGACTGAAAGTGCCCATTTGGCAAGCACCTCTAAAGACAAGGGCAAGAAAATAATGAATGAGCCTGCTAAAGGTCCATATGCAAAGAAACAAAAGCAAGATAAGGATAAGAAAGGTTGTTTCTTCTGTGATAAGGATGATCATCTCAAGAAAGATTGTCCTAAGTACCATGCATGGCGTGCAAAGAAAG GGTTGCCTGAGCTGCCGAAAGCCAAATGA